The Saccharolobus shibatae B12 genomic interval TTTCCCCGAACCTAAATATTACGAAGTTCATTTGAGGGATAAGGGCAGTGGACTTAACGGGATAGTCGACGTTCTAACTGAGGATAGCGTAATAGAGATCAAGGCCTTTCATAGGAGGTTCTACAATCACTTCAGAATACAGTTGTTGGCTTATGCCTACTTAGCTGAGAGAAATGGATTTAGAGTGAGGAGTTCGGTGTTGTTGATGAATAAGGAGAAGAAGATTAACATCGAGATTAGAAGGGAACATATTGAATATATAGGAAAGTTAGTTAACCGGTTGATTGATAGCTTAGAAGATGATAGCCCTCCAGTTGTTAATCCCTCACCCTTGTTATGTAAGGCTTGTCAGTATAGGAGGATCTGCCCAGTTAGCGTTTTGTTGTGAGTTTGACCAAGTAGAGCCTTATAGCAAGATATTTTTCAGAATAGACTCGATTAGATTGTTATTAGAGAGTTAAGT includes:
- the cas4 gene encoding CRISPR-associated protein Cas4; translation: MVSVTDLKDFTLCKVIPWIRRKMGWREPITNSQKIAKSVNLKEMVSDFPEPKYYEVHLRDKGSGLNGIVDVLTEDSVIEIKAFHRRFYNHFRIQLLAYAYLAERNGFRVRSSVLLMNKEKKINIEIRREHIEYIGKLVNRLIDSLEDDSPPVVNPSPLLCKACQYRRICPVSVLL